The Streptomyces aurantiacus genome includes a region encoding these proteins:
- a CDS encoding glycoside hydrolase family 6 protein: MSRTRTALLAAMALVAGTAGAAVAAIPADVGAAAVPCTVDYKVQNQWDTGFTTSVTVTNNSAAKSSWAVKWSYAGNQKITSGWNAKLSQSGSAVTAANENYNGTLATGGSVSFGFNGTYSGTNALPTAFTLDGVTCNVDDGGSGPGPTDPPPGPGNKVDNPYSGAKVYVNPEWKAKATAEAGGSRIANQPTGVWLDRTAAINGVNGGMGLRAHLDAALAQKGSDELVVQLVIYNLPGRDCAALASNGELGPTEIDKYKTQYIDPIAAILKDTKYAGLRIVTTVEIDSLPNLVTNVSPRATATANCDTMKANGNYIKGVGYALNKLGDAPNVYNYVDAGHHGWLGWDDNFAPSAALFKEAATAEGATLADVHGFIVNTANYSALKENHFTVNDSVGGTSVRTSKWIDWNRYVDEQSYAQAMRNQLVSIGFPSGLGMLIDTSRNGWGGTARPTGPGATTNVDTYIDGGRFDRRLNTGNWCNQSGAGLGERPQASPAAGIDAYVWMKPPGESDGSSTAIPNDEGKGFDRMCDPTYTGNPRNNNNMSGALANAPLSGHWFSAQFQELMKNAYPAL; this comes from the coding sequence ATGAGCCGTACCAGAACAGCACTTCTCGCGGCGATGGCGCTGGTCGCCGGGACCGCGGGCGCCGCCGTCGCGGCGATACCCGCGGACGTCGGCGCAGCCGCCGTCCCCTGCACCGTGGACTACAAGGTGCAGAACCAGTGGGACACCGGCTTCACCACCTCGGTGACCGTGACCAACAACAGCGCGGCCAAGTCGAGTTGGGCCGTGAAGTGGTCGTACGCCGGAAACCAGAAGATCACCAGCGGCTGGAACGCGAAGCTCAGCCAGAGTGGCTCCGCCGTCACCGCGGCCAACGAGAACTACAACGGCACCCTCGCGACCGGGGGTTCCGTCAGCTTCGGGTTCAACGGCACCTACAGCGGCACCAACGCGCTGCCCACGGCCTTCACCCTCGACGGTGTGACCTGCAACGTCGACGACGGAGGCTCCGGCCCCGGACCCACGGACCCGCCGCCCGGACCGGGCAACAAGGTGGACAACCCGTACTCGGGCGCCAAGGTGTACGTGAACCCGGAGTGGAAGGCGAAGGCCACCGCCGAAGCCGGGGGCAGCCGGATCGCCAACCAGCCGACCGGGGTGTGGCTCGACCGGACCGCCGCGATCAACGGCGTGAACGGCGGCATGGGCCTGCGTGCCCACCTGGACGCGGCACTGGCGCAGAAGGGCTCCGACGAACTGGTCGTCCAGCTGGTCATCTACAACCTGCCCGGCCGTGACTGCGCGGCCCTGGCGTCCAACGGCGAGCTCGGCCCGACGGAGATCGACAAGTACAAGACCCAGTACATCGACCCGATCGCGGCGATCCTCAAGGACACCAAGTACGCGGGCCTGCGGATCGTCACGACCGTCGAGATCGACTCGCTGCCGAACCTCGTCACGAACGTCTCACCCCGTGCCACCGCCACCGCGAACTGCGACACGATGAAGGCGAACGGCAACTACATCAAGGGCGTCGGCTACGCGCTGAACAAGCTCGGCGACGCGCCCAACGTCTACAACTACGTGGATGCCGGACACCACGGCTGGCTCGGCTGGGACGACAACTTCGCGCCCTCCGCCGCCCTGTTCAAGGAGGCCGCCACCGCCGAGGGCGCGACCCTCGCCGATGTGCACGGTTTCATCGTCAACACCGCCAACTACAGCGCCCTCAAGGAGAACCACTTCACGGTCAACGACTCCGTGGGCGGTACCTCGGTCCGTACGTCGAAGTGGATCGACTGGAACCGGTACGTCGACGAGCAGTCCTACGCGCAGGCCATGCGCAACCAGCTGGTCTCGATCGGCTTCCCCTCCGGGCTCGGCATGCTGATCGACACCTCCCGCAACGGATGGGGCGGCACGGCCCGGCCCACCGGTCCCGGGGCGACGACCAACGTGGACACCTACATCGACGGAGGCCGCTTCGACCGGCGCCTCAACACCGGCAACTGGTGCAACCAGTCGGGCGCCGGTCTCGGCGAACGGCCGCAGGCGTCGCCGGCCGCCGGTATCGACGCGTACGTGTGGATGAAGCCGCCGGGTGAGTCGGACGGGTCGAGCACCGCCATCCCGAACGACGAGGGCAAGGGCTTCGACCGGATGTGCGACCCCACGTACACCGGCAACCCGCGGAACAACAACAACATGTCGGGTGCGCTGGCGAACGCGCCCCTGTCCGGGCACTGGTTCTCGGCGCAGTTCCAGGAGCTCATGAAGAACGCGTACCCGGCACTGTGA
- a CDS encoding glycoside hydrolase family 75 protein, with protein sequence MRTRTLTLAAAGGAALLAAATLPAGAASVRTQDGTVTAAALLAELTSCAQISKGRYRTDAGAPATVPVCGKNGAVFWKADMDIDCDGQATARCNRRTDPWFQDQTAFHQSDGRPLNSEKLPYVVVPGPSPVWNYASSGIRGGSVAAVIYGDRIQYAVVGDTGPSKIIGEASYATARGLGIDPDPATGGAASGVTYLVFTGTRVTPLESRTATASLGEELAERFIRSN encoded by the coding sequence ATGCGTACTCGAACCCTGACCCTCGCCGCGGCCGGCGGTGCCGCGCTCCTCGCCGCGGCAACACTCCCCGCGGGCGCCGCCTCGGTACGCACGCAGGACGGCACGGTCACCGCCGCGGCTCTGCTCGCCGAGCTGACGTCCTGCGCGCAGATCTCGAAGGGCAGATACCGCACCGACGCGGGAGCGCCGGCCACCGTCCCCGTCTGCGGAAAGAACGGCGCGGTCTTCTGGAAGGCCGACATGGACATCGACTGCGACGGCCAGGCCACCGCCCGGTGCAACCGCCGCACGGATCCCTGGTTCCAGGACCAGACCGCCTTCCACCAGTCCGACGGCAGGCCGCTGAACTCCGAGAAGCTCCCCTATGTGGTGGTGCCCGGCCCCAGCCCCGTCTGGAACTACGCGAGCTCCGGAATCAGGGGCGGCAGCGTGGCGGCGGTGATCTACGGCGACAGGATCCAGTACGCGGTCGTCGGTGACACCGGCCCCTCGAAGATCATCGGGGAGGCCTCGTACGCCACCGCCCGGGGCCTGGGGATCGACCCCGATCCGGCGACCGGCGGCGCCGCCTCGGGGGTGACGTACCTCGTCTTCACCGGCACCCGGGTCACCCCTCTCGAAAGCCGTACCGCGACGGCGTCGCTGGGCGAGGAGCTGGCGGAGCGGTTCATCCGGAGCAACTGA
- a CDS encoding SDR family oxidoreductase — protein sequence MTDSPVALITGGGSGIGAAVARQLLDAGHRVTVTGRGEPRLRAFAEQLGKPAGLLTIPGDAADYDHVQAAVEATVKEFGRLDTVVANAGYATHDTVAEGDPAGWRDMVLTNVLGPALLIRASIDRLKETRGRIVLVGSVAGHIHGPGNIYGATKWAVTGLAENTRRQVTEYGVGVTLISPGRVETPFWDNYGSLPPGHLLTSDQLAASVVWAIRQPSGVDVNTVVVRPIGQPV from the coding sequence ATGACCGACTCACCAGTGGCACTGATCACCGGCGGCGGCAGCGGTATCGGCGCGGCGGTCGCCCGGCAACTGCTCGACGCCGGGCACCGGGTGACGGTGACAGGGCGCGGGGAACCGCGGCTGCGCGCGTTCGCGGAACAACTCGGGAAGCCCGCGGGGCTGCTGACCATCCCCGGGGACGCGGCCGACTACGACCACGTCCAGGCGGCCGTCGAGGCGACGGTGAAGGAGTTCGGACGGCTCGACACCGTCGTCGCCAACGCCGGGTACGCCACGCACGACACCGTCGCCGAGGGTGACCCGGCGGGCTGGCGGGACATGGTGCTCACCAACGTGCTCGGGCCGGCGCTGCTCATCAGGGCGTCGATCGACCGTCTGAAGGAGACACGGGGGAGGATCGTGCTCGTCGGCAGTGTCGCCGGGCACATCCATGGACCCGGCAACATCTACGGGGCGACGAAGTGGGCCGTGACCGGCCTCGCCGAGAACACCCGGCGGCAGGTCACCGAGTACGGAGTGGGCGTGACCCTGATCTCGCCCGGCCGGGTGGAGACACCGTTCTGGGACAACTACGGCAGCCTGCCGCCCGGACACCTCCTCACCTCGGACCAGCTCGCGGCGTCGGTCGTGTGGGCGATCCGGCAGCCGAGCGGAGTCGATGTGAACACGGTGGTCGTACGGCCGATCGGACAGCCCGTCTGA
- a CDS encoding aldo/keto reductase, which translates to MPQLGFGVWQVPDDDAERAVATALEAGYRSIDTAAIYGNEAGTGKGLASSGIAREDLFVTTKLWNSEQGYDSTLRAFDESLDKLGLDYVDLYLIHWPTPARDKYVDTYKAFEKLHADGRAKSIGVSNFLPEHLERLIDATSVVPAVNQIELHPHLQQQAARDYHAEHGIATEAWSPLGQGRGLLEVPAVVAIAQKHGRTPAQVVLRWHLQLGNVVIPKSVTPSRIKENIDVFGFTLDAEDIAAISALDEGRRLGPDPATLNDA; encoded by the coding sequence ATGCCCCAGCTGGGCTTCGGTGTCTGGCAGGTGCCGGACGACGACGCTGAGCGAGCCGTCGCCACCGCACTGGAGGCCGGGTATCGCAGCATCGACACCGCGGCGATCTACGGCAACGAAGCAGGCACCGGCAAGGGCCTCGCCTCCTCCGGCATCGCCCGCGAGGACCTCTTCGTCACCACCAAGCTCTGGAACTCCGAACAGGGATACGACTCGACGCTGCGCGCCTTCGACGAGTCCCTGGACAAGCTCGGTCTCGACTACGTGGACCTGTACCTGATCCACTGGCCGACACCGGCCAGGGACAAGTACGTGGACACGTACAAGGCCTTCGAGAAGCTCCACGCGGACGGCCGCGCCAAGTCCATCGGCGTCTCCAACTTCCTTCCGGAGCACCTGGAGAGGCTGATCGACGCCACGTCCGTCGTTCCGGCCGTCAACCAGATCGAGTTGCACCCGCACCTTCAGCAGCAGGCGGCCCGCGACTACCACGCGGAGCACGGTATCGCCACCGAGGCGTGGTCCCCGCTCGGCCAGGGCCGGGGCCTCCTCGAGGTTCCGGCGGTCGTGGCCATCGCCCAGAAGCACGGGCGTACGCCCGCCCAGGTCGTCCTGCGCTGGCACCTCCAGCTGGGGAACGTGGTGATTCCCAAGTCCGTGACCCCGTCCCGGATCAAGGAGAACATCGACGTGTTCGGCTTCACCCTCGACGCCGAGGACATCGCCGCGATCAGCGCTCTCGACGAGGGCCGCCGCCTGGGGCCCGACCCGGCGACGCTCAACGACGCCTGA
- a CDS encoding glycoside hydrolase family 48 protein codes for MAPRRRRRARRMWTAVMAALALPLTTLGTGATTAQAAAVQCSVDYKTNDWGSGFTAELTLTNRGTEAISGWDLTYDYAGNQKLSNGWNGTWSQSGKTVTAKNTSWNGTIAVGSAVTTGAQFTYSGANAAPTSFAINGTSCTGAHQPPITVLTSPAAGAVYSQGDAVPLAATAAAADNATISKVEFYDDTTLLGTDTSSPYTLSATGLTVGSHSLLAKAYDSLGASAESTPVGITVASGPAVVVSPTQLGVQQGKTGTYDVKLSTRPTANVTVTTARASGNTGLSVTGGASLTFTPSNWSTAQKVTVTANASGTGSAVFESTATGHAKAAVTVTQLAASKEYDARFLELYGKITNPANGYFSPEGIPYHSVETLIVEAPDHGHETTSEAYSYLLWLQAMYGKVTGDWTRFNGAWEIMEKYMIPTKADQPTNSFYNASKPATYAPELDTPNEYPAQLDSGVSVGPDPIAAELKSAYGTDDIYGMHWLQDVDNVYGYGNSPGKCEAGPADTGPSYINTFQRGAQESVWETVPQPTCDAFKYGGTNGYLDLFTKDASYAKQWKFTNAPDADARAVQAAYWADIWAEQQGKGSAVAATVGKAAKMGDYLRYSMYDKYFKKIGNCVGPSTCPAGTGKDASHYLLNWYYAWGGATDTAAGWAWRIGSSHTHGGYQNPLAAYALSSYADLKPKSATGQADWAKSLDRQLEFYRWLQSSEGAIAGGATNSWAGRYATPPAGTPTFYGMFYDEKPVYHDPPSNQWFGFQAWSMERVAEYYQQTGDADAKVVLDKWVDWALSKTTVNPDGSFRIPNTLQWSGKPDTWNASSPGGNTGLHVTVADYTNDVGVAAAYAKTLTYYADRSGDTEARTTAKALLDGMWANNQDALGIAVPETRADYNRFDDRVYVPSGWTGTMPNGDTINSSSTFDSIRSFYEDDPAWSKIEAYLAGGAVPSFTYHRFWAQADIALAMGSYAELLE; via the coding sequence ATGGCACCCAGACGCAGACGCCGTGCGCGGCGGATGTGGACCGCCGTGATGGCGGCCCTCGCCCTCCCGTTGACCACACTGGGGACCGGCGCAACTACCGCGCAGGCAGCCGCAGTTCAGTGCAGCGTCGACTACAAGACGAACGACTGGGGCTCCGGCTTCACCGCCGAGCTCACCCTCACCAACCGCGGCACGGAGGCGATCAGCGGCTGGGACCTGACGTACGACTACGCGGGCAACCAGAAGCTCAGCAACGGCTGGAACGGCACCTGGTCGCAGTCGGGGAAGACGGTCACCGCGAAGAACACGTCCTGGAACGGGACGATCGCGGTCGGGTCCGCCGTCACCACCGGCGCCCAGTTCACGTACAGCGGCGCCAACGCGGCGCCCACCTCCTTCGCGATCAACGGCACGTCCTGCACCGGCGCCCACCAGCCGCCGATCACCGTGCTGACCAGCCCCGCGGCCGGCGCCGTCTATTCCCAGGGCGACGCGGTCCCGCTCGCGGCGACCGCCGCCGCCGCGGACAACGCGACGATCAGCAAGGTCGAGTTCTACGACGACACGACCCTGCTGGGCACCGACACCAGCTCGCCCTACACGCTCTCGGCCACTGGGTTGACCGTGGGCAGTCATTCACTGCTCGCGAAGGCGTACGACAGCCTCGGCGCGTCGGCGGAGTCCACACCGGTCGGCATCACGGTCGCCTCCGGTCCCGCCGTGGTCGTTTCGCCGACCCAACTCGGCGTCCAGCAGGGCAAGACGGGCACGTACGACGTGAAGCTCTCGACCCGGCCCACGGCGAACGTGACCGTGACGACCGCTCGCGCGAGCGGCAACACGGGGCTGTCCGTCACCGGCGGGGCGTCGCTCACCTTCACCCCGTCGAACTGGAGCACGGCACAGAAGGTGACCGTCACCGCCAACGCCTCGGGCACCGGTTCGGCCGTCTTCGAGTCGACGGCCACCGGGCACGCCAAGGCCGCGGTCACCGTCACCCAGCTCGCCGCCTCGAAGGAGTACGACGCCCGCTTCCTGGAGCTCTACGGGAAGATCACCAACCCGGCGAACGGCTACTTCTCCCCCGAGGGCATCCCGTACCACTCGGTGGAGACGCTGATCGTCGAGGCACCCGACCACGGCCATGAGACGACCTCGGAGGCGTACAGCTACCTGCTGTGGCTCCAGGCCATGTACGGCAAGGTGACGGGCGACTGGACCAGGTTCAACGGCGCCTGGGAGATCATGGAGAAGTACATGATCCCCACGAAGGCCGACCAGCCGACGAACTCGTTCTACAACGCCTCGAAGCCGGCGACGTACGCGCCTGAACTGGACACCCCGAACGAGTACCCGGCACAGCTCGACAGCGGGGTCTCGGTCGGTCCGGACCCGATCGCCGCCGAGCTGAAGAGCGCGTACGGCACGGACGACATCTACGGCATGCACTGGCTGCAGGACGTGGACAACGTCTACGGCTACGGCAACTCGCCGGGCAAGTGCGAGGCGGGCCCGGCCGACACCGGACCGTCGTACATCAACACCTTCCAGCGCGGTGCGCAGGAGTCGGTGTGGGAGACCGTGCCGCAGCCGACCTGTGACGCCTTCAAGTACGGCGGCACGAACGGGTATCTGGACCTGTTCACCAAGGACGCCTCGTACGCGAAGCAGTGGAAGTTCACCAACGCCCCCGACGCCGACGCACGCGCCGTACAGGCCGCGTACTGGGCGGACATCTGGGCCGAGCAGCAGGGCAAGGGCTCCGCGGTCGCGGCGACCGTCGGCAAGGCCGCGAAGATGGGCGACTACCTCCGCTACTCCATGTACGACAAGTACTTCAAGAAGATCGGCAACTGCGTCGGCCCGTCGACCTGCCCGGCCGGCACCGGCAAGGACGCCTCGCACTACCTGCTGAACTGGTACTACGCGTGGGGCGGCGCGACCGACACCGCGGCGGGCTGGGCCTGGCGCATCGGCTCCAGCCACACCCACGGCGGCTACCAGAACCCCCTGGCCGCCTACGCGCTCAGCTCGTACGCCGACCTGAAGCCCAAGTCGGCGACGGGGCAGGCGGACTGGGCCAAGTCCCTGGACCGGCAGCTGGAGTTCTACCGCTGGCTGCAGTCCAGTGAGGGTGCCATCGCGGGCGGCGCGACCAACAGCTGGGCCGGCCGCTACGCGACTCCGCCCGCCGGGACGCCGACCTTCTACGGCATGTTCTACGACGAGAAGCCCGTCTACCACGACCCGCCGTCCAACCAGTGGTTCGGCTTCCAGGCGTGGTCGATGGAGCGGGTCGCCGAGTACTACCAGCAGACCGGTGACGCGGACGCCAAGGTCGTCCTCGACAAGTGGGTCGACTGGGCCCTGTCCAAGACCACGGTCAACCCCGACGGCTCCTTCCGCATCCCCAACACGCTCCAGTGGTCGGGCAAGCCCGACACGTGGAACGCGTCAAGTCCCGGTGGGAACACCGGACTTCACGTCACCGTCGCCGACTACACGAACGATGTCGGCGTGGCGGCCGCGTACGCCAAGACCCTGACGTACTACGCCGACCGTTCGGGTGACACCGAGGCGAGGACGACGGCGAAGGCGCTGCTGGACGGCATGTGGGCGAACAACCAGGACGCGCTGGGCATCGCGGTCCCGGAGACCCGCGCCGACTACAACCGCTTCGACGACCGTGTGTACGTGCCGAGCGGCTGGACCGGCACGATGCCGAACGGCGACACGATCAACTCCTCGTCCACCTTCGACTCGATCCGTTCCTTCTACGAGGACGACCCGGCCTGGTCGAAGATCGAGGCCTATCTGGCGGGCGGCGCCGTGCCCTCCTTCACGTACCACCGGTTCTGGGCCCAGGCGGACATAGCCCTCGCCATGGGCTCGTACGCGGAGCTCCTCGAATAA
- a CDS encoding class I SAM-dependent methyltransferase, with product MAHDHGNDENHSHEHSHIDFAEMLPMLEQEAELFTPLYTQATAWLRELRPDPEMIVDAGSGPGVISCLLADTFPKARVVAVDGAAPLLEAARARAARLGIADRFSTLEAELGDGLGDLEYPADLLWASRSLHHVGDQRGALAGFADRLTPGGTLALVEGGLPSRNLPRDIGIGRPGLQARVDAVEQEWFARMRADLPGAVVEDVEDWPALLTAVGLRHTGTRTFLLDLPAPVSDEARAFVATALTHRREGLAEGLEADDLATLDRLLDPDDRASVFHRPDVFVLTALTVYVGVKP from the coding sequence ATGGCGCACGACCACGGAAACGACGAGAACCACAGCCACGAGCACAGCCACATCGACTTCGCCGAGATGCTTCCGATGCTGGAGCAGGAGGCCGAACTCTTCACCCCGCTCTACACGCAGGCGACGGCCTGGCTGCGGGAGCTGCGTCCCGATCCTGAGATGATCGTGGACGCGGGCAGTGGCCCCGGGGTCATCTCCTGTCTGCTCGCCGACACGTTTCCGAAGGCCAGGGTCGTCGCCGTGGACGGTGCCGCGCCCCTTCTGGAGGCGGCCCGGGCCCGGGCCGCCCGCCTCGGGATCGCCGACCGTTTCAGCACGCTGGAGGCCGAACTCGGCGACGGGCTCGGCGACCTGGAGTACCCGGCCGACCTCCTGTGGGCGAGCAGGTCCCTGCACCACGTCGGCGACCAGCGGGGCGCCCTCGCCGGTTTCGCCGACCGGCTCACGCCCGGCGGGACCCTCGCACTGGTGGAGGGTGGCCTGCCCTCACGCAACCTCCCGCGCGACATCGGCATCGGCCGCCCCGGTCTGCAGGCCCGCGTGGACGCGGTCGAGCAGGAGTGGTTCGCGCGGATGCGGGCCGACCTGCCCGGTGCCGTCGTCGAGGATGTCGAGGACTGGCCGGCCCTGCTGACCGCGGTCGGGCTGCGCCACACCGGGACCCGTACCTTCCTGCTCGACCTCCCGGCCCCCGTCTCCGACGAGGCCCGTGCGTTCGTCGCCACGGCTCTCACCCACCGCCGGGAGGGCCTCGCCGAAGGCCTCGAAGCCGACGACCTCGCCACCCTCGACCGGCTCCTCGACCCGGACGACCGGGCAAGCGTGTTCCACCGCCCGGACGTGTTCGTGCTCACGGCGCTGACGGTGTATGTCGGCGTGAAGCCCTAG
- a CDS encoding Tat pathway signal sequence domain protein, which produces MPPTRRNLLGAALGGAATAAVGLPASGAHAASWQLKWSPSARDDGLGAFETLEDDRAGSHPGASPHIRTTGDNWRFDMHTVDRDTSTDRQRHEVTGLRNGPGGDFLKWTAGQTWRVTYAMYIPSSLRATTSFTHIMQMKQPGSGTSPIVVQSLRRVNGVQSIELKLFDDDILVGRTDLEPLHDKWIDVDFQIKVGNGTAGSVRWILKNGSTTVVDTSRTGVDTFLADRVRPKWGIYRSLGDTSGSLRDCHLLLTRMRGYQLV; this is translated from the coding sequence ATGCCCCCCACCAGAAGGAACCTGCTCGGAGCCGCGCTCGGCGGCGCGGCCACGGCCGCCGTGGGCCTGCCCGCCTCCGGCGCGCACGCCGCCTCCTGGCAGTTGAAGTGGTCCCCGTCGGCGCGCGACGACGGACTGGGCGCCTTCGAGACCCTGGAGGACGACCGGGCCGGCTCGCACCCCGGAGCCTCCCCGCACATCCGCACCACGGGCGACAACTGGCGGTTCGACATGCACACCGTCGACCGCGACACCTCGACGGACCGTCAGCGCCACGAGGTGACCGGGCTGCGCAACGGCCCCGGCGGCGACTTCCTCAAGTGGACCGCGGGCCAGACCTGGCGCGTCACGTACGCGATGTACATCCCCAGCTCCCTGCGGGCCACCACCAGCTTCACGCACATCATGCAGATGAAGCAGCCCGGCAGCGGCACCTCGCCCATCGTCGTGCAGTCGCTCCGGCGAGTGAACGGCGTGCAGAGCATCGAACTCAAGCTCTTCGACGACGACATCCTCGTCGGCCGCACGGACCTGGAACCCCTGCACGACAAATGGATCGACGTCGACTTCCAGATCAAGGTGGGCAACGGCACGGCGGGCTCGGTCCGCTGGATCCTCAAGAACGGCTCCACCACGGTCGTCGACACATCGAGAACGGGCGTCGACACGTTCCTCGCCGACCGGGTACGCCCCAAGTGGGGCATCTACCGCTCCCTCGGCGACACGTCCGGGTCCCTGCGTGACTGCCATCTCCTGCTC